A window from Theropithecus gelada isolate Dixy chromosome 1, Tgel_1.0, whole genome shotgun sequence encodes these proteins:
- the PIGV gene encoding GPI mannosyltransferase 2 — protein MWPQDPSRKEVLRFAVSCRILTLMLQALFNAIIPDHHAEAFSPPRLAPSGFVDQLVDGLLGGLSRWDAEHFLFIAEHGYLYEHNFAFFPGFPLALMVGTELLRPLRGLLTLRSCLLISVASLNFLFFMLAAVALHDLGCLVLHCPRQAFYAALLFCLSPANVFLAAGYSEALFALLTFSAMGQLERGRVWTSGLLFAIATGVRSNGLVSVGFLMHSQCQGFFSSLTMLNPLRQLFKLMASLFLSVFTLGLPFALFQYYAYTQFCLPGSARPIPEPLVQLAVDKGYRIAEGNEPPWCFWDVPLIYSYIQDVYWNVGFLKYYKLRQVPNFLLAAPVAILVVWATWTYVTTHPWLCLTLGLQRSKNNKTLEKPDLGFLSPKVFVYLVHAAVLLLFGGLCMHVQVLTRFLGSSTPIVYWFPAHLLQDQEPLLRSLKTVPWKPVAEDSPPGQKVPRNPIMGLLYRWKTCSPITRYILGYFLTYWLLGLLLHCNFLPWT, from the exons ATGTGGCCCCAGGACCCATCCCGGAAGGAGGTGCTGAGGTTTGCAGTCAGCTGCCGTATCCTGACTCTGATGCTGCAG GCCCTCTTCAATGCCATCATCCCAGATCACCATGCAGAAGCCTTCTCTCCTCCTCGCCTGGCCCCCTCAGGCTTTGTGGACCAACTTGTGGATGGTCTTCTGGGTGGCCTGTCTCGCTGGGATGCTGAACACTTCTTGTTCATTGCTGAGCATGGCTACCTGTATGAGCACAACTTCGCCTTCTTTCCTGGTTTCCCCTTGGCCCTGATGGTGGGGACCGAACTGTTGCGACCCTTACGGGGGTTACTGACTCTGCGCAGTTGCCTGCTGATTTCAGTAGCATCACTCAATTTCTTGTTCTTCATGTTGGCTGCAGTTGCACTTCATGACCTGGGTTGTCTGGTTTTGCACTGTCCCCGCCAGGCCTTTTATGCAGCTctgctcttctgcctcagccctgccAATGTCTTCCTGGCAGCTGGTTACTCAGAAGCTTTGTTTGCCCTCCTGACATTCAGTGCCATGGGGCAGCTGGAGAGGGGCCGAGTCTGGACTAGTGGACTCCTCTTTGCCATTGCCACTGGGGTACGCTCCAATGGGTTGGTCAGTGTTGGCTTCCTCATGCATTCTCAGTGCCaaggctttttctcttctcttacgATGCTGAATCCCCTGAGACAGCTCTTTAAGCTGATGGCCTCTCTGTTTCTGTCGGTGTTCACACTTGGCCTTCCCTTTGCCCTCTTTCAGTATTATGCCTACACCCAATTCTGTCTGCCAGGCTCAGCCCGCCCCATTCCTGAGCCCTTGGTACAGTTAGCCGTAGACAAGGGCTACCGGATTGCAGAGGGAAATGAACCACCTTGGTGCTTCTGGGATGTTCCACTAATATACAGCTATATCCAGGATGTCTACTGGAATGTTGGCTTTTTGAAATACTACAAGCTCAGGCAGGTGCCCAATTTTCTACTGGCTGCACCAGTGGCTATACTGGTTGTCTGGGCAACTTGGACATACGTGACCACCCACCCTTGGCTCTGCCTTACACTTGGGCTGCAAAGGAGCAAGAACAATAAGACCCTAGAGAAGCCCGATCTTGGATTCCTCAGTCCTAAGGTGTTTGTGTACCTGGTCCACGCTGCAGTGCTGCTGCTGTTTGGAGGTCTGTGCATGCATGTTCAG GTTCTCACCAGGTTTTTGGGCTCCTCCACTCCTATTGTGTACTGGTTTCCAGCTCACTTGCTTCAGGATCAAGAGCCGCTGTTGAGATCCTTAAAGACTGTGCCTTGGAAGCCTGTTGCAGAGGACTCCCCACCAGGACAAAAGGTCCCCAGAAATCCTATCATGGGACTTTTGTATCGCTGGAAAACCTGTTCTCCAATCACACGATACATTCTAGGCTACTTCCTGACTTACTGGCTCCTGGGACTACTCCTACATTGCAACTTCCTGCCTTGGACATGA